CCATGCCTCAAAGTCTTCCGACGAGACTCTTTCTGGAAAATAGTTTACAGAGATATTCTCCGGCAAGTGTGAAGACAGGCGTTCAAGTTGTTTTAATTCATAATTCTGGGCTTTTCCAAGAAAAATAAATTCACATTTTTGATCCGATCTTATCTTCTGAATGGCTGCAAAAATATGGGCATAATCTCTCCTCTTCTGAGAAACACCACCCGGAATAACAATCATGAGACTTTCATTCTCAGATGACACATAGTCTCTGGCATAAAAAAGAGGCAGAAACTGATGCCTGTCAGAGATCAGCGCTTCATCCAGTACTATCAGAGATTTTGATTGCTGATACACTTTACCAGCATACAATAATCCTTCTTTCCACCATAGTTTTAGTCTGTAGATGACATCACCTTTGAATACATTTGTTATTAAATCAAGTTTTGAGGCTCTGGTAAAATTGAGATTATGAGTAATAACAGCCGTATTGTATTTTTTTGTTATCGCTAAAAATGTATTGAAAAAACGATGAACAGTTCCGATAATAACCAAATCATATTCTCTGGTCTTCAGCTGATCTAAAATCATAGAACTATCCGACAGAAAAACCTTTGATCCGGTCTCACGGATCTGATCCTTGATCCTTTTGGAAAAATAATAATCTACACTGAAATTCTGAGATCCCTCCATGACATTCATGAAAGCCTGTACTATTTCTGCGTGGGTATCTATTTCTATGTAGGCTATTTTTTTCACTGACCGATTGGAATTATTTTTAATTTTTGGCTAAAGCCGGTTGAATTTTTATTTTGTATTAAACGGACTAAAGTCCGTTTCTATTGATGTTTATATTGGTTTACAGCATTACATTTTCAGCCATTTTTTCTTCAGCATTTTCCAGCGTTGATCGTTAACGGCTTTTTGTTCTTCTTTTGAAATTTTAAGTTCCAGTTTTTTAGCCTTACAACCTTCATAGGATTTCACAATATCAAAGAAAAATGATGGAGATTTGCTTTTCATTGCTTCCTTTAATGAGGCAATATAAGCCAGAAATCTGTTCAATCCTAAAAAATAGAAATAACGCCCGTAATAATCGGCTGGTCTTATGGTATAATCCGCTCCTTTTACTTTAATAAGCTTTACATGAAGTTCAGGTAAGACAACTTCTTTCCAGCCTAAATGCTCCAATAGAATAGAATCTATATTATCCCAGCCTAATGTTTCCCTTAAGCCTCCCATCTGAACAAAACATTCTTTCCGGTAAGCCTTCATAGGGCCTCTTACATGATGCTTATTAGAATTCCCTTCATATACCCAGTTTCCATCTTTTTCTACGTAGAGCAACCCTCCTACCAATCCGTATTCGGGATTGTTATTAAAAGCTTTTTCTACAGTTTCCAGATAATTTTCAGGAAGAATAATATCGGCATCAAATTTACAAATGATATGGAAATCATCTACTGACTGTGTCTGCAAACCTTTTTTGAAAGCATGAACTACTTTTGAACCGGGTTGATGTTCTGATTTTTGAAGATTAATGGTTTCAAAACGGGAATCAGGTGCAGTATATTTTCTGATAACATCAGAAGTACCGTCTGTGGAACCGTCATTAACGACTACCACTTTAAAATCCTTACTACTTTGCTGCTGTAAGGAGTCCAGAGTGAAGGAGAGGTTCTGCTCTTCGTTATGGGCAGGAATAATAATTAAAAACCTCACGGAGTAATTTATAAGTAATGAATGATAAGTGATAAATGATGAAAACCATCACTTATCACTTATTGATTGTTTTTATATTATTTGTTGTGTGGCATCAGCATGTTTTTCGGATCAAGGATTTCATCCAGCTTTTCCTGAGAAAGGATCCCTTTCTCTAAAACAAGATTGTATACGCTTTTCCCAGTCTCCAATGCTTCTTTTGCAATCTGTGTAGATTGTTTATAACCGATATAAGGATTCAATGCCGTTACAATTCCGATGCTGTGTTTTACCATATTCAGGCATACTTCTTTGTTGGCTGTAATTCCTACTACACACTTATCACGAAGGGTATCCAATGCATTGCAAAGGAAATTGATATTTTCCATGATTGCATGAGAAAGAACCGGTTCCATTACATTAAGCTGTAGCTGTCCTGCTTCTGCTGCAAACGTTACCGTTAAATCGTTTCCAATTACTTTGAAGCAAACCTGATTCACCACTTCCGGGATAACAGGATTTACTTTACCCGGCATAATAGATGAACCAGGCTGCATTGGCGGAAGGTTGATTTCAAAAAGTCCCGCTCTTGGTCCTGATGAAAGTAATCTTAAATCATTACAGATTTTTGATAATTTTACCGCCAGACGCTTCATAGCTGAAGAATAAATCACATAAGATCCTGTATCCGGTGTAGCTTCTACCAGGTTAGGTGCAGAAATAATAGGAAACCCTGTGATCTGAGCTAAATTTTTAGCACAAAGTGTAGCATACCCAACCGGAGCATTTAACCCTGTCCCGATGGCTGTAGCTCCCATATTTACTTCTACGAAAAGATCTGCATTATTGTTTAGTTTGGAAATATCTTCTTCCAAGGTAGCAGCATAAGCTTCGAATTCCTGGCCTAATGTCATAGGAACAGCATCCTGAAGCTGAGTACGTCCCATTTTAATAACATCATGGAACTCCTGCCCTTTTGTACGGAAAGCAGCTATGATTTTCTCCAATCTTTCTACCAAACCGATATTCATCTGCAAC
This Chryseobacterium sp. G0162 DNA region includes the following protein-coding sequences:
- a CDS encoding glycosyltransferase, encoding MRFLIIIPAHNEEQNLSFTLDSLQQQSSKDFKVVVVNDGSTDGTSDVIRKYTAPDSRFETINLQKSEHQPGSKVVHAFKKGLQTQSVDDFHIICKFDADIILPENYLETVEKAFNNNPEYGLVGGLLYVEKDGNWVYEGNSNKHHVRGPMKAYRKECFVQMGGLRETLGWDNIDSILLEHLGWKEVVLPELHVKLIKVKGADYTIRPADYYGRYFYFLGLNRFLAYIASLKEAMKSKSPSFFFDIVKSYEGCKAKKLELKISKEEQKAVNDQRWKMLKKKWLKM
- the aspA gene encoding aspartate ammonia-lyase; this translates as MENFRKESDLLGELNVPLDAYYGVQTQRAINNFKISGQLLSSYPDFIKGLAFVKKAAAKTNYELGLLDESLYFKIAEACDEIVAGKYHDQFPVDMIQGGAGTSINMNANEVIANVVLEKLGKNKGEYEFCSPNDHINLSQSTNDAYPTAIKMGLLQMNIGLVERLEKIIAAFRTKGQEFHDVIKMGRTQLQDAVPMTLGQEFEAYAATLEEDISKLNNNADLFVEVNMGATAIGTGLNAPVGYATLCAKNLAQITGFPIISAPNLVEATPDTGSYVIYSSAMKRLAVKLSKICNDLRLLSSGPRAGLFEINLPPMQPGSSIMPGKVNPVIPEVVNQVCFKVIGNDLTVTFAAEAGQLQLNVMEPVLSHAIMENINFLCNALDTLRDKCVVGITANKEVCLNMVKHSIGIVTALNPYIGYKQSTQIAKEALETGKSVYNLVLEKGILSQEKLDEILDPKNMLMPHNK